The Sabethes cyaneus chromosome 1, idSabCyanKW18_F2, whole genome shotgun sequence DNA segment caactgcgtcaacaaaattgtTGCTGCTCATTtcgtgagcattaacacatttcgagtagattttttggtctatttctcggcgcgaattcggaacatccccctgaagaattctaaggatttTCCCCTgtatcgccttttgctccacccgcagctctgtgatgatcctggtcattgaaAGGTGACAGCGATAAAATACAGCGTTAACAATAcattctaaactacttctacccaaattttcaagagaaaatacccaactGGTgtttttctacagcgtttttccgtgatgcaatttgatgtgggatacCCTTTAGAAGTGATAGATGAGTTCGGGCGTGTATTTGGTATCGCTGGTGAGCagaggttggagaattcgcaaaTTGAACATATAGACCAAGCATCGGCAAGCAACTTTATCATGAGTATTAACCAAAATGatgaatggttcaattcgccaCATCGAATGAGCCGCATatattcacgcttcatagcatcgctgaatatacgaatatcgtatacaacgcaaaagtgcgaaatcaAAGCTTCTGTTGCTtcaaaagccactaacactactttaaactactttttattttccgtcaccgtaacaattttgatattatgtttcattgatatttttcggtgaattcaccgaaaaatatcaatgaaacataatactactttaaactattctctaTTCACGGTAATACTATTTAGGACTCTTTCTGGCATTCCCGGGTATATTATATCCATTAAATCGACCGCGTTCaaagttcaatattcaatttttgaacgaacttGCGATGTTCATGATGAGCTATACTCGTGATAAACTCAAATGCCGATAAATGCATCATCGGCAACAgaagcgaatagtgtatgttcatgagagacgttcatcgattcaaatgtttattttttcgtgAATACTCCAACCACTGCTGGTAAGCAAAACACTACGATCAATAAGGGTACGCtgcgtacgaagctgacaatgttcAAATCTCTTATTAGGACGTCCTTATTCTCTTAACTCTTGTTAGGTAGAAAAAGAAATTGGCGACATTTTCTCGAACAACTTACGATACCGTACGGAGCAGTCTCGCAACAGTTCCATTACAATCAAACCAAATTGATTGTGGTTACAAAACAAATAGTTCGTGGTCTCATTGTCGCCGGCTCGGTCCCGATTCATGAATTCAAAATTACACTCCTCTATAAAGCCGCTGCAGTTGTCATTGCTGCTGCAACAAGCCGTGAGCGCCGCATTTTTGATTAATTTTCCATTTAGCTATGCAATCGCGACTATAATTTATCGGATAAGCGTGGCATCTAAACGCTATCCTGCAACCGATGTCAATTGAAAACAGAGCAATTGTGGTTCGTTCCGTTGTTCCATTCCCGGGAGTCGCTGTTCTCGTCACACACTGTCCGGTAGACCAGCAGCAACAGACGTAGGAAGCGACATCAACTACAGTGACAACACAAATCAATACCCCTTTGCTTGGCCGGTAACCGCCCACGCTGCGGACGGCAGCGCCATATCAACAATTCGATAATGGTTGTCTAATGAAATAATGATAACAGCGACAATTAGCCGTGTCCACGGAACCTCCAATGGAAGGATCCGAGCGGAAGTGTGCTGCCCGACGACAATTCAATTTCGGCCCgaccaaataaacaaatatttgcATAATTGCATTGATTTCCTGTCCGAATGCCACCGTCATTGAGTCGCTATCGGCTCGTGCGGGAATGGTATTTCGGGTAAACATCGGTTTTgcatttacgcgattttttttatcGCGGTGAGATTATTTTCTGAATTTGCTGCATTGGCGAGGTAAAGTATGCGGGCAAATGAAGAGGGTACGTGTGATAGGCTATTTTAAATTCTATGCATGCATTTATGCATAATGGACTCTCGCTTGTGTATTGAGCAAAAGCAAATAGGCAGGAAATAATTAAAATGGTCAGTATATTTTGCTTGATAGGGTAACAGGGCATCGGTTTTTTTAACTCTTACTGCAGTTTATAATTATTTCTATGCGTTAATTCACTCTGTTGATCGAGTGATTTGCCGATACAAAAACTTACAGAATTAGCGTTCATTCTAAACGAAAAGCAGACTGGCTTTGTTGGAATTCAATTAAGTAATTCATTTGgataatttcatttttatcaaTTCGTGCTAACGAGCATTGAATTATTTACTCTACCAGGACCGGTCCACCGATTTAATACCCGAAGACGCCAAGCGGAACAAACCGGCAAATTCCTCCTAGTATGTTATGTTTctgtttacagaacaatcaTCAACCCATCAGTTCTTCGATTGGTTAGGATAGGTAAAATATATGCACTGGCACCCAATACCCGCGAGCGTGCGGTAATAATCACGTTTCGTTCGTTAGACCGAGTTACACGCCGTCTGATTTATGTCTGAATAAATCGGTTTATCCAGTGTGCTTAAACGGCGCCGCTGCCCCTGGGCGACAAGTTTTGTTTCAACCGCACCTAACTAATGGGTAGCACTTAGCATCTTAATGGCCACTAATTCAACGAGCTGCAATGACCAGCACAATTAGCATAAACAAGCCCATCGACAACGTGTGTGTTAGTTTGTTTTTTCTAACTTGCTTTTTTCTATTCCTTTCCGACAAAAACAGGTATCCAATGGTCCGATAGGAGGAACCCACCTGACCCCTATAGGTGGTGGACATCCTACTGCGGTAGCGTCACCTCAGTCGCAGCAAGCCGTGGCATCACCTCAGCAACCACAGCCACCCGCGTCTCCGCAGATGGCCGGTTTGAGCAATAAGCCGCTGTTGCCCACGGCTTCGGCAAAGATACCAGCAGCGAGCGGTGGTGGCGGTCTGCTTGGTGTTCCATCTGCTGCAACAACGGCGACGGCAGCACTGACGGCCATTGGTGGCAAGCAAGGATCACCTCAGTCTCCCctgcaacaacagcagcaacagacTATTGGATCGGTGCCGTCACCCGCAATGCAACAGCCACCAACTCCTCAGTCTCAACCACCACCGTCGCCTCAACAGCTGCCCCAGCAGCATAACAGTAACAGTAATAGTAGCAGTAGTGGCAACACCAGTGTCAGTGGGAAGCCTTCATCAGTTCCGAGTTTTATCGGAGCTGGTTCCTCATTTGCACCTTCAACGACTGCCTCGGCATCTTTACCAAATGGCCTACCACTAGTGACAGGACCAACAAACCTGTCGAATAGCTTGGGACCGACAAGTGGTGGTCAGCCGTTGCACAGCAATAGTAGCATTAACAGTGCAGCTCCTTCATCACTGCCGCTGAATGTACCGCACACACCACCCGCAGCTACTCCCGCAAGCGGTCAAAGTCCTGCTATTCACCCATCGGTGGAAAGCTCCTTGGCAGCACTGCGAACTCACAGCCCTGTAGTGGCAACCAGTGTTGCTCTTTCGGCGGCCGTTACCCCAACCGGTCTGCTAAATGGATCTCACATGACCCATCCAGGAATGCCGCCGTCGATTATGATGCAGAATGGCATTGGCAGTATACCTGCTCATTATCGCACGGCCTACCCGGGATATACGCCGTTGTATCACTATGGAACCTACGGCAATCCATATCTATCACCATCGGTAGCTCCACCGAATCTATCTCCTCGAATGCATCCCGTAGGTCCACCCGGACTTGGCGGTTTGCCTCCGTCAATGATGGGCCTAGGTTTGATGGACTCACGGTTACAACCGCCAATGTCCGCAGCGAACGGAAGCCCATCGCAAATACGGGGCGATCGGGACGCGTCTCCTATGGGTCAACCTCCAACGAAAACCGTGCGGCCCGTCACTCCCAATACCAACAGCAATGGTAGCAATAGTAATTCATCCTCTGCTCCTCCTTCGGCAGCCGCGGGAGGACCTCCTTCCGGTGCCAGTAGTGGGCCTCATATACCATCTCCACATGGAATCAGTACGGCAGTTCCACCTGGTGCCACGCCTCCTACGCATCCTAGTGGTGGTGCATCGTCGCATCTTTTGCCTCCTCATCATCCTGCAGCCGCAACACAACAACCACCACCGCTCTCTCATCAGCAGCCACCTCCGCATTTAGTAGGACCTTCCTCACATCATCCGCTGGTGGGACCACTCTTACCCGTGCTGCCACCTGGAAGTCACCATTTACCGCCAGCTTCACATCACCCGCCTACCAGCAGTAGCAGTAACAgtagtagtaatagtaatagcaaTAATACCCATCCCCAACATCCGGCGGCTTCCAGCGGCAGCATAGCACGAACGCACTCTCCGCGAGGGCATAGTCCCAATAGAGAAAGAGATAGTTATAGGTGAGTAAATCCTTAATCGACATCAATGTTATACCGGCCGCTAATATccaacttttctcttttctcgTTCACAGTAGTAACGTAAGTAGTTTATCCCGTTCTACACCTGGTTCGGCGCTACCGTATGGCAGTGGTGGCAGCAGTACAAGCAGTGCTAGTACCGGTGGTCCACCCACGGGCCCATCTCCAACGCTTCCCTATAGCTCGGCTGGTCCACCTGCACTCTCCTCTCCGGCAGCGATGTCCGTTTCGTCGGCCTCGTTATCGATGCCTTCATCTGCCGTTTCTTCTAGTCTTACCTATCCTAAACCTTCGTTAGCTACAACCACCAGCTCCAGCAGTAGCCTGCAACCGGCAGGTCCCAGTGGATGGCATCCATCAATGACAGCCTCTGCAGGAATTCCGCCATCACACTCACCAGCTGGCATGGCGGCTGGTAATTCCAGTGTAAATAATAACAGTTCTTCCTCACAATCGCGACCAACTCCTCCCTCACCTTCTGCCTCGTCTGCTGGACCAACGCCTACTTCGCTCTCTGCCGTACCGCCAACGTCATTCCCGGTGCCACTATTTACGGCACCGCTGCCACCTCCGGTCGTTTCGACGGCTTCAACTCCCTCGCAACCAACGGCACCGTTGCCGTTTTCAGCTGAATCGCTTTTCTCAACGAAGGGTACGTTTTCcgatgaatttaaaaaaaacttacccTTAATAATGAACTTTTTTCTCTATAGTTTCTGACCAGGCAGATATGCTGCGACGCGAGTTAGACAATCGGTTTCTGGATCGAAGTGGGCTGAGTACGGTTCCACAGTCACCATACCTGCGGCAGGAACTGCATCACCATCAGCACCAGCACACACACCTACACCAGCACCAACATCAGCATCAGCACCAGCCAATTCTACCAGCAGCGGCGGCGGCTACACCAACCCTCTTTCCACCTCCACTTTTTAAGGATGTACCGAAAATAGGTGCTGTCGATTCACCATTCTACCGCACTGGACTCGGGATGCCCGCCTATCCTGGCTACGGCCCTGGGATTCTACATCCAGGCCTAAGCGGTCCAACGCAATTCGTTCCCCCAAGCCATTTGCAATCGTTCGTGCCGAAGGTTAGTATCTAATCTGGCTAAACTGGCTAAACAGTTAGCCGTAGgcctttttttgtttcttcaatAAAACTGTTCTAACTTCTACCTAGAATAGTCGTAGacggtttatttttaatcaTCAACGTCGTTTCTATTTACCACCTGTAATCACGCATCATCACGCCAACCATTAGACCGTACGGCCACAATCATAAAGctttgttttttcttgtttctttcTTGTTATGATTTTTGGTATATAACCATTCATCACTACCACTACAAACCCCACCATCATCGTCAACGTTCGATACCGCCACAAACAAACTCAAACAGCAGCAGGCCTCTCCGGTTGATCCGGCTAGAAAGGTAGGTTTTGTTTCATATCTCCATTTGCAAACTTCATCTAGCATCTCGATCGGTTCGTTATACCTCCTTGTTTGCATGCCAACTTACTCAACGCTTTCTGCTTCCTCCTCCAATAACACTGAGTTGCTAATCAAGGTGAAAGTGATACTATGGTTAATTCCCTATGAAACTTCACCAATCTAGCATTCATCGTAATTAATTGAATGTGTGAATGTCGTTTTTCACTTGCAGAAAACTGGCAAATGGAATGCCATGCACGTGCGGATAGCATGGGAAATATACCACCACCAGGCAAAACAGAACCCAGATAAAGCCGCGTCAATGAAGACGGCATCGGATATGCTGCGACCACCGTCGCACATGTACCCACCATCAGCAGCGGCTGCCGCGGCAGCTGCCGGTCTGGTGAGACCACACGATCTGCCTACGCCTGCTTATCCTCCAACTGGGCTACCAGGACGGCCTGGACCTTATGAATCGGCACCATTGCCGCCTAGTTTTATCAGTTCGGCAGCTAGTCATTTGggtaaatttctatttttaacaAACCTGCAAATCCTCCTTTAATTATCCATTTTTTTCGTTATCAGGCGTTTCCCCCTTTGGCCGATATGCATCACCATACGGTGCTTCACCCTTCGGTGGACTGTCGCCGTTTTCCCGTGACCTACCACTCGGATCTCAGATGCCCGGATCATTACACGATCCATGGAGAAGGTATGTTTCAGTCCGGGGTTAATCCCGCTTCTGCCCTTGTTAGTTTGACCATACCGTGTGTCCTCGTTACTAAATTTCAGAATCCTTTCCAGTGCAATACCACGCAGTGTGGGTACGTACCCGTCGGCTCCACCACCCGGATCGGCTGGAGGATGGCCTCCGACAATCAAGCAAGATCCCAGCATAGCGGCAGAGACAGCTCGCCGAGAAGCCGAAGAACGTGAACGGCAGCGGGAACGTGAAGAACGAGAACGAGAACGACAGAGGCGAGAACGAGAGGAACGAGAGAAGCAGCGCGAGCGAGAGCGAGAGGAAAAACTGCGCAAAGAGCAGCAGGAACGCGAACGCGAGCGCGAACGAGAACGGgagcgagagagaaaagaaaaggaacGACGGGAAATGGAACGGCGAGAGATGGAGCGTGAGCGGATATTGCAACAGCAACAGCGAGAGTCGAAAGCGGCAGCCGCAGCTGCCAGTGCGAATTCTATGGTTCGCGATCGATCTCCGCTCCGAAATGGAACGGAACTGGACATACGGATCAAGGAAGAAccacgaaaagacgacgaaatgcTTATGCGAAGTCAAGCGGCAGCAGCGGCGGCTGCAGCTTCAGATCCACGCTATCACCCATCGATGATGCCTCACCCATACATGGCCAGTCGGCACGCACATATGATTCCCGGTACCCAATTTTCTCGATCGATGTTGCCGCCATCCATGGGCATACCATCGCATTTTCCACCCCCTACACCATGGGGCCCTCCGGACCCTTTCAGAGACTATCGGTTGGAGTCTTTACACCAGCTTCGTTATAACCCCTTGATGGATGTGTATCGAGCGGAAGAGGCCAAAGCCTCTCTCCTGTACGCAGCCCAATCGGCGGCACATTACCGAAGTAAAGAACCCAGTCCAGTGCCTCCACCACAATCGCATCATCGAATGCCACCAGGAACACCTGGTGGGCCTCCTGGAGGACCACCTGGTGGTGGAGGTCCTCCTGGCAGCTTAAAACCACCTTCCTCACACCTTGGACCGCCCTCAAATGGACCCGTTCCAGGGGCCTCTCAAGGACCACCTGGTGGGCCGCCACCTGGCTCCGTGCCTGGAATGCCAGGTGGAGGACAGATGCCCGTGTCGGTAGATATGCACAAAAAGGAAGATTCCTGCCAGTCGCGATGATAGTCCGCAGCGTCCGCATCATTGATCGTTATTGATGACGATTGAGGGAGCAGGCAGACAACTGgaaacacaaacacacaaacgTACGCATACACCCAAACACAAGCAGCAAATCGAATCAAAATCGTACTATCTCGATGTAAAACAGTTGCGTGCGTGCAACGCATACATAGATGCATGTGATTGGGAGGTAGAGAACTTAGGCGAAAGTTTAATGTAGAACAACAACTGGTGATATTTTTATCTTGTAATTAGCGTTACAATAATAATTCGACACACAAAAGGAGAAGAAAGTGAAACAACAGCAGTCGGGAGCACACAAAAAAGCCGAGACGGAAATTATTAGTGAGATATTTAATATATATTCAAAgcaaaaaaaggaaagaaaaaataagCCCCAGATCCCGCCTCCCGGAAGCGAACTGAGGCAAACAAAAATTgtgcattttttttcaatttagtgGAGAGCTAGAAACTGGAAGCTGTTCTAAGTAATTATTATAGAAGAGaaatcgtgcaaaaaaaattatagaaaaggGTTTGACCGGATGAGTAGTGTTTAGCTGATAAGTACCAAAAACAAAACGGCCCGGGGGCGAAAGACGAGCATGGGCTGAAGTGAAGATCGACACTTTAGAACTGCAGAAAAGGAAACAACAAACGCATGTACTATACACCTATACATATATACAGTGTAAATGTTAAGTAGTGATATTTGTATAAACAAACTAATTTATATTTGAAGAGCAAAAGAAAATTACCGATGTGTTATATAGTAGGTCCAGTACATGTAGGCATATTTTTGTCCGCTGTGGTTGTACATAGTTGCAGTCTTGAAAACGATGCGCAcgcccacacacacacaacatcGGAGGAAAGATCGATcattcagcagcagcagttgcaTGCATAAAAACAATGCACAATAATAAGAATAGCAAACTACAACATGCAGGAGGATTTTATCGTGGCGAAATTGTGGCAAAGTTGTGTTCTGTGTTATGAAAATATCTTGCTTCTTCACTTAACAGGAACTATTTGTTTGTTCCCCTTTGTGTTCGTTGTTTGTAagtttttgttcaaattttaacCGCAGTTCATAGTTTATTTATCTACTTCAATGCTGGAGTTTATCTTATGCTTGAATACTTTAATGCCTCCTTGTGACGAGAGTGACGGTACTCGATAAAATTTGGTTGGGCCAACGATTTGGGAAATTCTTATTTATATTGACTTTTTTTTTGCATGTGTGCATTTAGTCTGTGTTTGATAGTATAATATGTGTATAGTAATGCTTAGTTGCAATATTATCACTggacacttgttgtattttgtaataTTCATCGAATTAGTTGGGCGTTCGATTTAGCTAGTTTGTTGAAAAGTAAATTGTTCAGTACGAATGGAAAATTATCTATTCTGAAGCAAAAGATCGGAATACATTtcacaattttgtttttttacggcAAATAACGGACCTTTTTAAAATTGGTATGTCGAATACAACGAATGGCTTTCAAAACTACATCACAAATTGCAATGATTgcttaaaaatttcattttcttaAGGTAATTTCTTTTGAAATGGCTAAATTGCTCTTCTGGTTCAATGACAGATGTTGTGGAACCTGCAATCTGGAAGCGATTCAAGTTatcgagaaaattaaaactaGTTCCATTATGTGGATCGTTCAATTTTTTAccaattttcttgttttcagaaaaaatatccaAACTATTTCAGGACGGTGCACTAATCTATCTTTGTGATAAAAAAAATGCTGGTCAATTGTTATTTTCCATCCGATTGAAAATAACTGTTCTGTGAAAAGCATGTGTGGCATAACACGTCACGTCACTCATGTGATCCATATTTGCAATTTGATTAAGTCCAGGTTCATTTTTCGAAGTCAGGTAAGACGAAAGCGAACCATTTATGCAGTGGTGCACCCGACTCAAGAAACTAGCAATCAGTTGCGAGTTAGGGAATCagttaaaattaaagtttttagtttattttcgtGACCAGCTTAGGGCGTGGATTAATCTACGAGTGCTCTGTGAAGAACTGGCCACATCGACGTTGGAAAATCTGAAAGATTTCAACGAAAagagaggaggggctcctgacGTTAACAAAATCCAGCAGGAAGAGTCAAAATGCAGTACGAAAGGGATGTAAAATGATACGGTTGTGGGAAAGGAGATCATGACGTCAAGAAACGCGAGTATGATAGCTATGTTTTTGTCATTTCGTTTATGTGCTCACTATTAGTGTTGCGTTGAAACAGTTCCTGTTGAATGACCATCACCCATTTCCTCTAATCGACAATACTTTTGCTGCGCTTCgaacagttttcgaaactgtttAAAAAATGTTCTTTACCAGTTTGAAGTTTGTGTAACAAAGAAGTTGTTGGCGTGGAGTTTGTCGGAGGAATTGACTACCATTTGGAACGAAGTCAACTAATTCCAGCAAAGCCAACTGTAGGACTCTGTTGTCATGCTGTTTTTAGGTCAACGATGTTGGGCCCAGTTTTAGTCCGTTTAAAGAAAGGGCCCGAAGAAGGTTAAAGATGTGAAGCCTTCAGCTGACATCAAGGAGGTTGGACCGTTTGTTGAGATAGCAAAtattatgcaaaattttgtttcaatttagCCCACTATTTGAAACCATTGATATGAGTTGCTGAAAGACGGTATAAAATTTTCGTGGCCCGATTAACTGCAAAAAGCGTTTGATTGTGCAATGGTTTACATTCAGAAGACACTGTATTGGCTCATTAtcattctgattttcctgttcgGGTATATTagcccgtatgaataaaacagtttactttgtttttcaTGTGTAAACCTTATTGAGGAAGTAAAACTGTTTTTCTGTATGTGATGCTTTTaatacttataacttttaactgTTATAACACACGTGTTCTCGGATAAATCACGTGTTCCCGGATACAAACGGCGCGAAACTGGAAATTTCGCAATTGGCTGTCTGCTAACCAATAATAAAATCAACTACCTTTCCGGCAGGCATATTAAAGTCGTAACACCAACTGGGACGACAAACTTTAGTACGGAGTGTGGCCAGCATAAATCGCTGGCAGAGATGATAAAATAACTTCAACAAGTTAAATAGCAACGACAGTTGAACTGGACTGCTT contains these protein-coding regions:
- the LOC128732600 gene encoding proline-rich protein 36 isoform X2; the encoded protein is MEIDVKQSKQRNKRRERAQRMIAERDKDAATDGAAVTAGGTSTVGSTGGPGGIDPDDSADEDMPVNREKPPRPTVRRKRKEKDPSPILEEDIIDGFAFLAFKSYEDLEFAIKIANKRNEKRLSSIVELTSIMVDDKPPKIIDTTAQKLDQQKAAEAAWNSAAAAATAAGTVPTNNGTGAVPSNGTNGTTSGPGVMNGGSCGSSSSSSSSSSISSSLGAASSAASGLTVGSSNSNGSSSSSLSALSSGISSSSSSSSSSSISSSGIGSSISSSTVSVNHTNHNHSLPPNVDPGTSDDSGRASERLTTSSVAQRDADSSRDRLSDASSRCSSGKGYICDSEGDDDKGSDGGSVVFASTPQAQPAQVVPPAVGAAAPSPAVPRKSDFPPTGLPLSNGPLAGLAGSASPVPVPPGAASAGPAPPAPSPAPAALPPPSLPPPYPSTPLQVSNGPIGGTHLTPIGGGHPTAVASPQSQQAVASPQQPQPPASPQMAGLSNKPLLPTASAKIPAASGGGGLLGVPSAATTATAALTAIGGKQGSPQSPLQQQQQQTIGSVPSPAMQQPPTPQSQPPPSPQQLPQQHNSNSNSSSSGNTSVSGKPSSVPSFIGAGSSFAPSTTASASLPNGLPLVTGPTNLSNSLGPTSGGQPLHSNSSINSAAPSSLPLNVPHTPPAATPASGQSPAIHPSVESSLAALRTHSPVVATSVALSAAVTPTGLLNGSHMTHPGMPPSIMMQNGIGSIPAHYRTAYPGYTPLYHYGTYGNPYLSPSVAPPNLSPRMHPVGPPGLGGLPPSMMGLGLMDSRLQPPMSAANGSPSQIRGDRDASPMGQPPTKTVRPVTPNTNSNGSNSNSSSAPPSAAAGGPPSGASSGPHIPSPHGISTAVPPGATPPTHPSGGASSHLLPPHHPAAATQQPPPLSHQQPPPHLVGPSSHHPLVGPLLPVLPPGSHHLPPASHHPPTSSSSNSSSNSNSNNTHPQHPAASSGSIARTHSPRGHSPNRERDSYSNVSSLSRSTPGSALPYGSGGSSTSSASTGGPPTGPSPTLPYSSAGPPALSSPAAMSVSSASLSMPSSAVSSSLTYPKPSLATTTSSSSSLQPAGPSGWHPSMTASAGIPPSHSPAGMAAGNSSVNNNSSSSQSRPTPPSPSASSAGPTPTSLSAVPPTSFPVPLFTAPLPPPVVSTASTPSQPTAPLPFSAESLFSTKVSDQADMLRRELDNRFLDRSGLSTVPQSPYLRQELHHHQHQHTHLHQHQHQHQHQPILPAAAAATPTLFPPPLFKDVPKIGAVDSPFYRTGLGMPAYPGYGPGILHPGLSGPTQFVPPSHLQSFVPKQQASPVDPARKKTGKWNAMHVRIAWEIYHHQAKQNPDKAASMKTASDMLRPPSHMYPPSAAAAAAAAGLVRPHDLPTPAYPPTGLPGRPGPYESAPLPPSFISSAASHLGVSPFGRYASPYGASPFGGLSPFSRDLPLGSQMPGSLHDPWRRILSSAIPRSVGTYPSAPPPGSAGGWPPTIKQDPSIAAETARREAEERERQREREERERERQRREREEREKQREREREEKLRKEQQERERERERERERERKEKERREMERREMERERILQQQQRESKAAAAAASANSMVRDRSPLRNGTELDIRIKEEPRKDDEMLMRSQAAAAAAAASDPRYHPSMMPHPYMASRHAHMIPGTQFSRSMLPPSMGIPSHFPPPTPWGPPDPFRDYRLESLHQLRYNPLMDVYRAEEAKASLLYAAQSAAHYRSKEPSPVPPPQSHHRMPPGTPGGPPGGPPGGGGPPGSLKPPSSHLGPPSNGPVPGASQGPPGGPPPGSVPGMPGGGQMPVSVDMHKKEDSCQSR
- the LOC128732600 gene encoding proline-rich protein 36 isoform X7, encoding MDSTSMGSDGGSVVFASTPQAQPAQVVPPAVGAAAPSPAVPRKSDFPPTGLPLSNGPLAGLAGSASPVPVPPGAASAGPAPPAPSPAPAALPPPSLPPPYPSTPLQVSNGPIGGTHLTPIGGGHPTAVASPQSQQAVASPQQPQPPASPQMAGLSNKPLLPTASAKIPAASGGGGLLGVPSAATTATAALTAIGGKQGSPQSPLQQQQQQTIGSVPSPAMQQPPTPQSQPPPSPQQLPQQHNSNSNSSSSGNTSVSGKPSSVPSFIGAGSSFAPSTTASASLPNGLPLVTGPTNLSNSLGPTSGGQPLHSNSSINSAAPSSLPLNVPHTPPAATPASGQSPAIHPSVESSLAALRTHSPVVATSVALSAAVTPTGLLNGSHMTHPGMPPSIMMQNGIGSIPAHYRTAYPGYTPLYHYGTYGNPYLSPSVAPPNLSPRMHPVGPPGLGGLPPSMMGLGLMDSRLQPPMSAANGSPSQIRGDRDASPMGQPPTKTVRPVTPNTNSNGSNSNSSSAPPSAAAGGPPSGASSGPHIPSPHGISTAVPPGATPPTHPSGGASSHLLPPHHPAAATQQPPPLSHQQPPPHLVGPSSHHPLVGPLLPVLPPGSHHLPPASHHPPTSSSSNSSSNSNSNNTHPQHPAASSGSIARTHSPRGHSPNRERDSYSSNVSSLSRSTPGSALPYGSGGSSTSSASTGGPPTGPSPTLPYSSAGPPALSSPAAMSVSSASLSMPSSAVSSSLTYPKPSLATTTSSSSSLQPAGPSGWHPSMTASAGIPPSHSPAGMAAGNSSVNNNSSSSQSRPTPPSPSASSAGPTPTSLSAVPPTSFPVPLFTAPLPPPVVSTASTPSQPTAPLPFSAESLFSTKVSDQADMLRRELDNRFLDRSGLSTVPQSPYLRQELHHHQHQHTHLHQHQHQHQHQPILPAAAAATPTLFPPPLFKDVPKIGAVDSPFYRTGLGMPAYPGYGPGILHPGLSGPTQFVPPSHLQSFVPKQQASPVDPARKKTGKWNAMHVRIAWEIYHHQAKQNPDKAASMKTASDMLRPPSHMYPPSAAAAAAAAGLVRPHDLPTPAYPPTGLPGRPGPYESAPLPPSFISSAASHLGVSPFGRYASPYGASPFGGLSPFSRDLPLGSQMPGSLHDPWRRILSSAIPRSVGTYPSAPPPGSAGGWPPTIKQDPSIAAETARREAEERERQREREERERERQRREREEREKQREREREEKLRKEQQERERERERERERERKEKERREMERREMERERILQQQQRESKAAAAAASANSMVRDRSPLRNGTELDIRIKEEPRKDDEMLMRSQAAAAAAAASDPRYHPSMMPHPYMASRHAHMIPGTQFSRSMLPPSMGIPSHFPPPTPWGPPDPFRDYRLESLHQLRYNPLMDVYRAEEAKASLLYAAQSAAHYRSKEPSPVPPPQSHHRMPPGTPGGPPGGPPGGGGPPGSLKPPSSHLGPPSNGPVPGASQGPPGGPPPGSVPGMPGGGQMPVSVDMHKKEDSCQSR